A region of the Lycium barbarum isolate Lr01 chromosome 1, ASM1917538v2, whole genome shotgun sequence genome:
GCTGGGGGTTGGGGATGGTTGGCTACAGAGATAAAAGGTCATACCTGTAACCCCACTCGTTATCATACCAGGAGACAAGCTTCATGAATGATTTGCTCAGGCCTATACCAGCTTTTGCATCAAATATGCTCGACCTACATATAGATCAATTAATTAGTAATTCGGCATAGCTTCAAATCAGCAGTTAGTAGTATATCATTCACAGTTGAAAACATTTGCAGTTCTGTCCACTTATATCCTACACGGCACTGTCCTCTAATAGTCGTGTACTTAGTTTATAGTACCACCCTTCTTTTTTCTTTGGATAGTTGTACTTTTAGGGGGGATTTTCTATTGTTACTAAATCATTCTGGCATCATATTAAAAATGTGTTGTTTATTCAGCGAAAGTTGAGATTTTAGCTACTCCAGAATACTCTTACACTTGAGGTCAAAGTGTCTTATACGAGAGCACCAGAAGCTCAGATATTACTGCCTCCTCTATTCAGATGAGCTTGTTCAAGCacccatatcatcatatcctcCTCTAGTTATGTAGCTGAGAAGAGGACGGCATATCAACCTTTTGTCCTCTTCCATATGTAAAGCCAAAATAAAGATTTGAATTTGAAGATGAGAAAAAAGTTGGTTGAGATGCAGGATGATAGGGCGGGCAGCCGAGTTTAGGTACTTTCTGGCAACTCAATTTAGATACTAAGTAAGCTCCCAactttttcaagacaacaaacaTTCTGCTTGCATGCATGCGAGAAATCTTCCACTTCCACAAAATTAAAAAGAGAGAACAAACTGTCATCCAACTCCACTTACAGTCTCCACTCTCCAGACATGGAGgaatatctcaatttttttttttaattttttttttgggataaggTAATAATTTTATTAACAATTGGGGTAAAAAGACCCCGTATACAAGCTGTCTACCAACGAGAGAACCTACATCAAAAGCCTAAGTGGTTAGAGAGTGTAcggtttatttacttaattatattctcaacattAAGATCACAGATAATTTTTTAATTCGAGAAATTAACGAGGGCTAGCTTGCGCATGGTTTGAAACTCGGTCAATAATGGGCCCGCCTCTTGCATCCTTACTTAGATAAATACCCGGATTTTGACTATGACAGGGTTGGAACTCGTGACATGCGCCTAATTCATATATCAAGCATTGTACGCTTACCGCTAGACCAAAGCTGTTGTGGCAGATCATGGATAATTTTACAGAAACATATATAAGAAAAAGACTGCAGAGTGCGAAAACCTCAAAGGCATGCTGGCAAATGACCCCTATTCCCTAAGATTACTGTGTCAGATTAAAAGAGAAGAATGCAAAAATTTACCTGGAATCGCCAACAAAATCATTTGAGACAACATCCTCGTCTGTGTAACCCAAAATGCCTTTAAGCGGGCCCTCTGATGCATACCTAGAGCAAAGAAAGCACTAAATTAGGCAGAGAAGCCTACAAGATCCAGATGTGTAGAGCATATAGAAGGCATACTTCATCACTGCTTTCACATCGTCATAAGAAGCGTCTTTATCTAGCCGACAAGTCAAGTCCACAACAGAGACATTAGGTGTAGGGACACGGAATGCCATTCCAGTGAGCTTCCCATTCAACTCCGGCAGAACTTTTCCTACTGCCTATAATTCAAATAGGAATATTAGTCTTCCGTCACAACCGCGAACTTTGCCCTCTCcaacaccccccaccccccaccccctccAAAATAATGAAAAGAACAAAAAGGGAAGCAGGAAAACAAAATAATCTATCAACAACTTATGTAATACCTTAGCAGCACCAGTTGAACTAGGGATGATGTTCTGTCCTGCACCACGGCCTCCTCGCCAATCCTTCATTGATGGCCCATCAACAGTCTTTTGGGTAGCTGAACACATCATCAATTTAAATTCAACATAGGGAGAACGAAAACAAACAAAAGAGAAGGTAGAAATGGTCTACACCAGTGTTCAGCAAGAAGAGACATACCTGTTGTTGCATGCACAGTTGTCATTAATCCCTCAACAATGCCAAACTCTTCATGAACCACCTGCACAAGCAACAGCAAGGGAAAGACCCTCAAAAGTGGACAACAAGCAAATCATGTGTGGTTGTTTTCAATTAAGCCATTTCTTAAGCCAAACCTTCGCAAGGGGAGCAAGACAATTGGTAGTGCAGCTAGCATTAGAAACAACATCCATGGTGGGTTTGTAAGTTTTCTCGTTCACTCCTACTACAAACATAGGCGCATCAGCTGATGGAGCTGAGATTATGACCTTCTTTGCACCACCCTGCACAATAAAGCTAAAAGTATCAACACGAAAAGCTGCATGAATAAGGAGGTGGGCAAGGAAATAGCGCTTAAGGCCAGCAATAGTATTTTCTCAACCTTCTTATGTGCTGAGGCCTTATCAACAGTTGTGAAGACACCAGAAGATTCAACAACATAATCTGCACCTAAATCACCCCATGGAATATCTGCGGGATCCCTGCGTCAAGAGAAGTTTGCATGAGTGATAGCAATAAACTAACttgatttatttaattgtttttaGACTTTGTAACTTAACTATCATACCTTTTGCTGCTGACTTTAATCTGCTTCCCATTGATTTCCAAAGTAGAGTCATCCAGGACGCTGATGGATCCACGGTAGACCCCGTGAGTGGAGTCATACTTCAGCATGTAAGCCTAAAACGAATGAGCAGTGTTACAGCTTTAACCCAGATTTTTTTCTGTTGATATGATAAACTCCATCCCTTAAAACCCCTGCACAGGAGCCTAACAGTGGACCTTTTCAACGTTTCTCCCTTGGTGATAAATTATATTTAGAGATTCTTCATTACTAGGCTATAACTTCCTTGTCAGATATACCCCAGAGGGCTAGAAATCTACTCGCATAAGTACATAAAGAACGATAGAGAACAGAGATATTCAGCAGGAAGGAAAGGCGTTGGCTCCATCAGAAGATGAAAGCATCAAATAGACCACAAGAGGAGGAAGTGATTcataaatacaacaacaacaacccagtgaaatcccacaacgtggggtctggggagggtagagtgtacgcagaccttactcctaccaaggtaggatggctgatTGTTATtcataaatacaataacaaaaaaagaaaaataaggatAGGGCTATCTTATGCTATGTTTGCCATTTTTTCCAGTTAATGTTTGGAGACAGTGTCTACTATTTATTTAATGACTCTGCTTTTTAAATGTATCGCTATATATATCAGGAAAGCCCATTCACTTAGCAACCCTTAAGTTAGACGTCAAAACGTCAGCCGAATTTCCTAGCAATGCATTATTTCTTTATACAGAGCTTATATACCGGAGGAGCTAACTCTACCAATCCCAATTTAATGTAAAA
Encoded here:
- the LOC132627418 gene encoding glyceraldehyde-3-phosphate dehydrogenase GAPCP2, chloroplastic-like, with the translated sequence MAFSSLLKPSASLVRPSHRSQASCAGLHHNANSVKFQSSVFGDAVSVVQSSSLQKSGACSIQPIRATATELPPTVPKSRSGGKTRVGINGFGRIGRLVLRIATFRDDIEVVAVNDPFIDAKYMAYMLKYDSTHGVYRGSISVLDDSTLEINGKQIKVSSKRDPADIPWGDLGADYVVESSGVFTTVDKASAHKKGGAKKVIISAPSADAPMFVVGVNEKTYKPTMDVVSNASCTTNCLAPLAKVVHEEFGIVEGLMTTVHATTATQKTVDGPSMKDWRGGRGAGQNIIPSSTGAAKAVGKVLPELNGKLTGMAFRVPTPNVSVVDLTCRLDKDASYDDVKAVMKYASEGPLKGILGYTDEDVVSNDFVGDSRSSIFDAKAGIGLSKSFMKLVSWYDNEWGYSNRVLDLIEHMALVAATN